One genomic segment of Deltaproteobacteria bacterium includes these proteins:
- a CDS encoding GatB/YqeY domain-containing protein produces the protein MGLHEEITKDLKKAIKAKEELRISCLRMLKTALKNRQVELGRELTDTEIQTVISSLVRKGREAAEGFRKGGREDLAAKEEEEIQILHGYLPEQLDPGEIEKVVGEIIAELGATGPKDMGKVMKAAMARMTGKAQGKEVSEIAKRLLSTTP, from the coding sequence ATGGGACTCCACGAAGAGATCACAAAAGATCTCAAAAAGGCCATCAAGGCAAAGGAAGAATTGCGTATCTCCTGCCTCAGAATGCTTAAGACGGCGCTCAAAAACAGGCAGGTGGAATTGGGAAGAGAGCTGACCGACACCGAAATTCAAACCGTGATCTCTTCCCTTGTAAGGAAAGGCAGGGAAGCGGCTGAGGGATTTCGGAAAGGAGGCCGCGAAGACCTGGCGGCAAAAGAAGAGGAGGAAATCCAGATACTTCACGGATATTTGCCCGAACAACTGGATCCGGGAGAGATCGAAAAAGTGGTCGGGGAAATCATTGCCGAACTCGGCGCAACGGGCCCTAAAGATATGGGAAAAGTCATGAAGGCCGCGATGGCCCGAATGACGGGAAAGGCCCAGGGTAAAGAGGTAAGCGAAATAGCCAAGAGATTGTTGAGCACCACTCCATGA